One Marinitoga hydrogenitolerans DSM 16785 genomic window carries:
- a CDS encoding FAD-dependent oxidoreductase: protein MKKMEYDVVILGGVAAGTSAAASAKRVKKDLKIAIFQKEPYISYGGCGLPYVISGDVKSPESVIALTPEIFKEKKGADVFVNHEAYEIDFSNKIVYVKSDNGEIEVSYNKLVIATGASPIIPAFRAWGENGIFKLRNPDDAKNILKYINENNPKNAVVIGGGFIGIETAEALKKHNIGITIIEGTDHVLGNIEPEIHEEFVNGLKEKGVKILFNTFADDIIKENDKFKVITKNGNFESDMIIVSIGVKPNTLFLKEKGLNMARNGAIIVNENMETNIKDVYSAGDCATVNHFITKENVYIPLGTTANKQGRIAGKNLAGDDDSFIGVVGSLITKFEDVEYAKTGLTLKEAIEKGFDADSVFIKSGSRAHYYTGSKKIKIKLVFEKKTGRILGAQLIGGEIHPRLNTITSLIYTNGTVSQLRNMDLAYSPPFSPVWDIDLVAATQAVKKL from the coding sequence ATGAAAAAAATGGAGTATGATGTTGTTATTCTTGGTGGTGTAGCAGCAGGGACGAGTGCGGCGGCTAGCGCTAAAAGAGTAAAAAAAGATTTAAAAATAGCAATATTTCAAAAAGAACCATATATTTCATATGGTGGATGTGGATTACCTTATGTAATTAGTGGTGATGTTAAGTCACCCGAATCTGTTATCGCATTGACTCCTGAAATTTTTAAAGAAAAAAAAGGTGCAGATGTTTTCGTTAATCATGAGGCATATGAAATAGATTTTTCAAATAAAATTGTTTATGTGAAATCAGATAATGGGGAAATAGAAGTTTCTTATAATAAATTAGTTATTGCAACAGGTGCTTCGCCAATTATTCCAGCTTTTAGGGCATGGGGGGAAAATGGAATTTTTAAGCTAAGAAATCCTGATGATGCGAAGAATATTTTAAAGTATATAAATGAAAATAATCCTAAAAATGCAGTTGTAATTGGCGGAGGATTTATAGGAATTGAAACAGCTGAAGCATTAAAAAAACATAATATAGGTATTACAATTATTGAAGGTACAGATCATGTTCTTGGTAACATAGAGCCGGAGATCCACGAAGAGTTTGTAAATGGATTAAAAGAAAAAGGAGTAAAGATCCTATTTAATACTTTTGCTGATGATATAATAAAGGAGAATGATAAGTTTAAAGTAATTACAAAAAATGGAAATTTTGAATCAGATATGATAATAGTATCAATTGGAGTAAAACCAAACACCTTATTTTTAAAAGAGAAAGGTTTAAATATGGCAAGAAATGGGGCAATTATTGTAAATGAAAATATGGAAACAAATATTAAAGATGTTTATTCTGCTGGGGATTGTGCAACTGTAAATCATTTTATTACAAAAGAGAATGTGTATATACCTCTTGGAACTACTGCAAATAAACAAGGGAGAATAGCGGGGAAAAACTTAGCAGGAGATGATGATTCATTTATAGGAGTAGTTGGATCTTTAATAACTAAATTTGAGGATGTTGAATATGCAAAAACGGGATTAACATTAAAAGAAGCTATAGAAAAAGGTTTTGACGCTGATTCTGTGTTTATTAAATCTGGAAGTAGAGCGCATTATTATACTGGTTCAAAGAAAATAAAAATAAAATTAGTATTTGAAAAGAAAACAGGAAGAATACTCGGTGCTCAATTAATAGGTGGTGAAATTCATCCTAGATTAAATACTATAACATCTCTTATTTATACAAATGGAACAGTTTCACAATTAAGAAATATGGATTTAGCTTATTCTCCACCATTTTCTCCTGTTTGGGATATAGATCTTGTTGCAGCAACACAAGCAGTTAAAAAATTATAA
- a CDS encoding macro domain-containing protein translates to MNKEIFERKINKVIFKIVIGDLTKENVDVIVNAANSYLAHGGGVAAAIVKAGGYQIQKESDDYIRKNGIIKTGEVGVTSGGNLKAKYIIHAVGPVWNGSNNNEEKLLYNAIYNSLKKADDLKLKTISFPAISTGIFGYPFEKACEVYIKAIEEFSKKAKNLSEIRFCFLDKNRAFLLKEIIGGRYGNFKDT, encoded by the coding sequence ATGAATAAAGAAATTTTTGAAAGAAAAATAAATAAGGTTATTTTTAAAATTGTCATTGGAGATTTAACAAAAGAGAATGTTGATGTAATTGTTAATGCAGCCAATTCTTATTTAGCGCATGGCGGTGGCGTAGCAGCAGCTATTGTGAAAGCGGGTGGATATCAAATACAAAAAGAAAGCGATGATTATATAAGAAAAAATGGTATAATAAAAACAGGAGAAGTTGGGGTTACTTCCGGAGGCAATTTAAAAGCAAAATATATTATTCACGCTGTAGGACCAGTTTGGAACGGAAGTAACAATAACGAAGAAAAGCTTTTATATAATGCAATATATAATTCTCTAAAAAAAGCAGATGATTTAAAACTGAAAACAATTTCTTTTCCAGCTATTAGTACAGGAATATTCGGATATCCGTTTGAAAAAGCATGTGAGGTATATATTAAAGCTATCGAGGAATTTTCTAAAAAAGCAAAAAATTTAAGTGAAATAAGATTTTGTTTTTTAGATAAAAACAGAGCTTTTTTGTTAAAAGAGATTATAGGAGGAAGATATGGCAACTTTAAAGATACATAA
- a CDS encoding ArsB/NhaD family transporter, with product MSELLVLGITIIAYYFIIFARNVKKSIITFFFGILLFILKPVEGLEFENIGRIVSFETLGILLGMMIIVEILKESGFFTFAAVNAIKLSRYKFWIVLTMLMVLVTFFSAFLDNLITIMLMAPIIFLVADTIEMNPTPLILLTITIDNIGGMSTLIGSPLNIVLGSIGDLHFTKFLNVMLPITILSFISVIIMFKINNKVDSKVFNERLKKLSDMDPEKAIENKSLMYKGLTVFLIVLTGFMFHSLIKIDLALIAMAGALVLMLLTQKDFESMSKDLDWDTMFFYGGLFTIAFSLEEIGVTQAIANVFNPLMATPFLLMVVIMWLSAFVIPFLSAVPGTLILAPVIKLLVLHGAPYELWYAYAIGANLGTNLTPLGAVQNIVGVSLLEKNYNQTITFGEYMKKSFFSVLIPLILGTIYLFFI from the coding sequence ATGTCAGAACTATTGGTTTTAGGAATAACTATTATAGCGTATTATTTTATTATTTTTGCGAGAAATGTAAAAAAATCTATTATTACATTCTTCTTTGGTATTTTATTATTCATTTTGAAACCTGTTGAAGGTTTGGAATTTGAAAATATTGGAAGGATTGTTAGTTTTGAAACATTAGGTATTTTGCTTGGGATGATGATTATTGTTGAAATACTTAAAGAAAGTGGTTTTTTTACATTTGCAGCAGTTAATGCAATTAAATTAAGTCGCTATAAGTTTTGGATAGTTTTAACAATGCTAATGGTTTTGGTAACATTTTTTTCAGCTTTCTTAGATAACTTAATCACAATAATGCTGATGGCTCCAATTATTTTTTTGGTTGCAGACACAATAGAAATGAATCCAACGCCTTTAATTTTATTAACAATAACTATTGATAATATTGGAGGTATGAGTACGTTAATTGGTAGCCCGTTAAATATAGTCTTAGGTTCTATCGGCGATTTACACTTTACTAAATTTTTAAATGTGATGCTTCCAATAACAATATTATCTTTTATTTCAGTAATAATTATGTTTAAAATAAATAATAAAGTAGATTCAAAAGTGTTTAATGAAAGATTGAAGAAATTGTCAGATATGGATCCTGAAAAAGCTATTGAAAATAAATCATTAATGTATAAAGGGTTAACAGTTTTCTTAATTGTGTTAACAGGATTTATGTTTCATTCTTTAATTAAAATCGATTTAGCATTGATAGCTATGGCTGGTGCTTTAGTATTAATGTTATTAACTCAGAAGGATTTTGAAAGTATGTCAAAGGATCTGGATTGGGATACAATGTTTTTCTATGGTGGTTTATTTACAATAGCTTTTTCTCTTGAGGAAATTGGGGTAACTCAAGCAATAGCCAATGTTTTTAATCCGTTGATGGCAACACCATTTTTATTGATGGTCGTAATTATGTGGTTATCAGCATTTGTTATTCCGTTTTTAAGTGCTGTACCAGGAACTTTGATTTTAGCTCCAGTTATTAAACTTTTAGTTTTACATGGGGCGCCATATGAACTTTGGTATGCATATGCAATTGGTGCTAATCTGGGGACTAATTTAACACCACTTGGTGCTGTTCAAAATATAGTTGGAGTTTCTTTGCTTGAGAAAAACTATAATCAAACAATAACTTTTGGAGAATATATGAAAAAATCATTTTTTTCTGTTTTGATACCTCTTATTTTAGGAACTATATATTTGTTTTTCATATAA
- a CDS encoding ATP-dependent Clp protease ATP-binding subunit, with the protein MFDNFTDRAAKVFIEAQNEARFMGHPYVGTEHLLLGLLKVNGKFLSQIFSYYNLTYGKIKSEITGIVGVNASHNIVGSSPQPTPRAKRIIELAYDESEILGTSQIDAEHLLLGICREGEGIAAHVLRRLGINLVEMRKKLADLMLNKSEHANSDIQSFKEDEEEKIRQRQNAIKQLEGYGTDLTEKAAKKDLDPVIGRKVEIRRLMEILARRKKNNPVLIGEAGVGKSAIVEGLAKKIVDGDVPEVLKNKCIFSLDLTSLVAGTKYRGEFEKRMKKLMQILEKNKDIILFIDELHMIVEAGAAEGSSMDAANVLKPALANGKVTVIGATTPSEYRKFIEKDPALERRFQKIYVNEPSYEEAIDILKGIKTKYEEHHKVKYTDSALEAAVNLSLRYITDRFLPDKAVDLIDEAGARVRLSALTLPKNLKKMLNKITELENKKEYFIQNNKYDEIEDIKSQINNLKKKYSKKYTEWREKAEKDIIEITEEHISEVVSDWTGVPLKKLEMSEMERLLNLEAVLHERVIGQDDAIKAVSKAIRRARSGIKDPKRPTGVFLFLGPTGVGKTELAKTIAEYLFGDEKALVRIDMSEYMEKFNVSRLVGAPPGYVGYEEGGQLTEAVRRRPYSVILLDEIEKAHPDVYNILLQIMDDGRLTDSQGRIVDFRNAIIVMTSNLGSETINKTKRSMGFVDEESEEKKYNEIKLSVMEEVRKAFKPEFLNRLDETVVFHPLTKKDMKEIIKIQLKDLEKRLKEKDLHLKFKEEAVDLLIEKGFDPIFGARPLRRAIQRYLEDPLSEEILKGRFKESDRIIIDVKDNNIHFKKGRKSSPKQKVL; encoded by the coding sequence ATGTTTGACAACTTTACAGATAGAGCCGCAAAAGTTTTTATCGAGGCACAAAATGAAGCAAGGTTTATGGGCCATCCTTATGTTGGCACTGAACATCTATTATTAGGACTTTTAAAAGTCAACGGAAAATTCTTATCACAAATATTTTCCTATTACAACTTAACTTATGGAAAAATCAAATCTGAAATAACTGGTATAGTAGGAGTAAATGCTTCTCATAATATAGTTGGTTCTTCTCCACAACCAACACCAAGAGCTAAAAGGATTATAGAATTAGCTTATGACGAATCTGAAATCCTTGGCACTTCGCAAATTGATGCAGAACATTTATTACTTGGAATTTGTCGTGAAGGCGAAGGAATTGCCGCTCATGTTTTAAGAAGATTAGGAATTAATCTTGTTGAAATGAGAAAAAAGCTTGCTGATTTAATGCTAAATAAGTCAGAACATGCAAATAGCGATATACAATCATTTAAAGAGGATGAAGAAGAAAAAATTAGACAAAGACAAAATGCTATAAAACAGCTGGAAGGGTATGGGACAGATCTAACTGAAAAGGCAGCAAAAAAAGATTTAGATCCCGTTATTGGTAGAAAAGTTGAAATTAGAAGATTAATGGAAATATTGGCCAGAAGGAAAAAAAATAACCCTGTTTTAATTGGTGAAGCTGGGGTAGGTAAAAGTGCTATTGTCGAAGGATTAGCAAAAAAAATAGTTGATGGTGATGTACCTGAGGTTTTAAAAAACAAATGTATCTTTTCTCTTGATTTAACCTCATTAGTTGCAGGAACAAAATACCGTGGTGAATTTGAAAAAAGAATGAAAAAATTAATGCAAATCTTAGAAAAAAATAAGGATATTATTCTCTTTATTGACGAATTACATATGATTGTTGAAGCGGGTGCAGCTGAAGGTTCTTCAATGGATGCTGCTAATGTTTTAAAACCTGCTTTAGCCAATGGAAAGGTTACAGTTATTGGTGCTACTACTCCTTCAGAATATAGAAAATTTATTGAAAAAGATCCTGCTTTAGAAAGAAGATTTCAAAAAATTTATGTAAATGAACCTTCATACGAAGAAGCGATTGATATATTAAAGGGCATAAAAACCAAATACGAAGAACATCATAAAGTGAAATATACTGATTCAGCATTAGAGGCCGCAGTTAATCTTTCATTAAGATATATTACAGATAGATTTTTACCCGATAAAGCTGTTGATCTAATTGATGAAGCTGGTGCAAGAGTACGTTTAAGCGCTCTTACTTTACCTAAAAACTTAAAAAAGATGCTAAATAAAATAACTGAGTTAGAAAATAAAAAAGAATATTTTATTCAAAATAACAAATATGATGAAATAGAAGATATAAAATCTCAAATAAATAATTTAAAGAAAAAATATTCAAAAAAGTATACTGAATGGCGTGAAAAAGCTGAAAAAGATATTATTGAAATTACAGAAGAACACATATCTGAGGTTGTATCTGATTGGACCGGTGTTCCATTAAAGAAATTAGAAATGTCTGAAATGGAAAGGTTACTCAACCTTGAAGCAGTCTTGCATGAAAGAGTAATCGGACAGGATGACGCCATAAAGGCTGTTTCAAAAGCTATTAGACGCGCTAGAAGTGGCATAAAAGACCCAAAACGTCCTACAGGTGTTTTCTTGTTCTTAGGACCTACTGGTGTAGGTAAAACTGAATTAGCTAAAACTATAGCTGAATATTTATTTGGCGATGAAAAAGCTTTAGTTCGCATAGATATGTCAGAATATATGGAAAAATTCAACGTTTCAAGATTAGTTGGTGCACCTCCAGGCTATGTTGGATACGAAGAAGGCGGTCAATTAACTGAAGCTGTCAGAAGAAGGCCTTATTCTGTTATTTTACTTGACGAAATAGAAAAAGCTCATCCAGATGTATACAATATATTATTGCAAATAATGGATGATGGACGATTAACCGACTCTCAAGGGAGAATTGTCGACTTTAGGAACGCTATCATTGTAATGACAAGTAATCTTGGAAGTGAAACAATAAATAAAACTAAAAGATCCATGGGTTTTGTTGATGAAGAATCAGAAGAGAAAAAATATAATGAAATAAAATTATCTGTTATGGAAGAGGTTAGAAAAGCATTTAAACCAGAATTTTTAAACAGATTAGACGAAACAGTTGTATTCCATCCTCTCACAAAAAAAGATATGAAAGAAATTATAAAAATTCAATTAAAAGACCTTGAAAAGAGATTAAAGGAAAAAGACTTACATCTGAAATTTAAAGAAGAAGCGGTTGATTTATTAATAGAAAAAGGATTTGACCCTATATTTGGAGCCAGACCATTAAGGAGAGCTATACAAAGATATTTAGAAGATCCTTTATCTGAAGAAATTCTAAAAGGTAGATTTAAAGAAAGCGATCGAATAATAATAGATGTTAAAGATAATAATATACATTTTAAAAAAGGTAGAAAATCTTCACCAAAACAGAAGGTGCTCTAA
- the radA gene encoding DNA repair protein RadA, translating to MVKKKQNYFVCSECGYESTKWFAKCPSCKEWNTAVEFTADAFDDNIKSSTSEILFLTDNIKEPIKINTGFKELNEILYGGLVENAVYLLAGEPGIGKSTLLTQLSSNIGKEKSVVYVSGEESAEQVFQRFNRLNAKTNNKRIGLLFENSLEKIISLIEKLKEKPELLIIDSIQTIKSDNFSSYAGSVLQVKEVTRYLSEYCKKKGITLIIVGHVTKGGIIAGPKILEHMVDVVLQFELEKTSGLRMLRILKNRYGPTDEILMFEMTQMGLKPISEYTHYFLKDYKNTSGNVLTIVKEGSKLIPIEIQALVSKPVYGNPRRVTSGAPLDRLLMIIAVLSKRLRLPIESKDIFLSTSGGFKISDTSSDLAIAYALLSSLFDISTSDSIIVLGEIGLDGNVRNIRDLKKRIDFAKKLGMGNIVIPNSKMKFENTLMIKNLTDLVKQFFS from the coding sequence ATGGTAAAAAAGAAACAAAATTATTTTGTCTGTTCCGAATGTGGTTATGAAAGTACTAAATGGTTTGCAAAATGCCCTTCATGCAAGGAATGGAATACCGCGGTGGAATTCACCGCGGATGCTTTTGATGATAATATAAAATCTTCAACATCAGAAATATTATTTTTAACCGATAATATAAAAGAACCAATAAAAATTAATACAGGATTCAAAGAACTAAATGAAATATTATACGGTGGACTAGTTGAAAATGCTGTTTATTTATTAGCTGGTGAACCTGGAATTGGAAAAAGTACTCTTTTAACACAACTATCTTCTAATATCGGAAAAGAAAAAAGTGTTGTCTATGTTTCTGGAGAAGAATCTGCAGAACAGGTATTTCAAAGGTTTAATAGACTTAATGCAAAAACAAATAATAAAAGAATAGGATTGTTATTTGAAAATTCCTTAGAAAAGATCATTTCCTTAATTGAAAAGCTCAAAGAAAAGCCCGAATTATTAATAATAGATTCCATTCAAACTATAAAATCTGATAACTTTTCATCATATGCTGGTAGTGTTTTACAAGTAAAAGAAGTAACAAGATATCTCTCAGAATATTGCAAAAAAAAGGGAATAACTTTAATTATAGTCGGACATGTTACAAAAGGTGGAATAATTGCTGGACCAAAAATATTAGAACATATGGTTGATGTTGTACTTCAATTTGAATTAGAAAAAACATCTGGATTACGCATGCTCAGAATATTAAAAAATAGATATGGACCAACTGATGAAATTTTAATGTTTGAAATGACTCAAATGGGCTTAAAACCTATTTCAGAATATACTCATTATTTTTTAAAGGATTATAAAAATACATCTGGTAATGTTTTAACCATCGTAAAAGAAGGAAGTAAGTTAATTCCTATTGAAATTCAAGCGTTGGTAAGCAAGCCTGTATATGGAAATCCTAGGAGAGTTACATCCGGTGCTCCACTTGATAGACTCCTTATGATAATCGCTGTTTTAAGTAAACGACTAAGATTACCTATAGAATCTAAAGATATTTTTTTAAGTACATCTGGTGGCTTTAAAATCTCAGACACTTCAAGTGATTTGGCAATAGCTTATGCTTTGCTTTCATCCTTATTTGATATTTCAACATCTGATTCTATAATTGTATTAGGCGAAATTGGCTTAGATGGAAATGTAAGAAATATAAGAGATCTTAAAAAAAGAATTGATTTTGCAAAAAAACTTGGAATGGGAAATATTGTAATACCTAATTCTAAAATGAAATTTGAAAACACCTTGATGATTAAAAATCTGACTGACTTAGTTAAGCAATTCTTTTCTTAA
- the disA gene encoding DNA integrity scanning diadenylate cyclase DisA: MKNDFSEIFSFLAPGKKLRNGIDLIISANLGALIFLTDNAEELLTKGLIQLGFVIDCDFEPERLYELAKMDGAIVLNKDATKILYANAQLNPSSDIPSFQTGMRHRTAERMAKETNEVLIAVSKRRNQVSIYQGNHSRVLYPEIIILPRLNQEIAVAQRYKQSFFELLSEINISEMENRVILSNVVEAISKGFMTLKVAEKAEKYLLELGEAAESSRLEINEINRITPRYLGALIMDYSKNLLEYQYPQDSLNLFSGLKTEDFLNMKIIAQKLGYDIETEDDLEELFVSPRGFRLLYSTKIPSIIVRNVVETFKNLDSLMKANINELINVPGIGKKRAERINRAIKRKSEFSEKLSSEMEELE, encoded by the coding sequence ATGAAAAACGACTTCTCTGAAATTTTTAGTTTTCTTGCCCCAGGTAAAAAACTAAGAAATGGTATAGATTTAATAATTTCAGCAAATTTAGGAGCATTAATATTTTTAACGGATAATGCTGAAGAGCTTCTAACTAAAGGGTTAATTCAATTAGGTTTTGTTATAGATTGCGACTTTGAACCCGAAAGACTTTACGAATTGGCAAAAATGGATGGTGCAATTGTTTTAAATAAAGATGCTACAAAAATATTATACGCTAACGCTCAATTGAATCCTTCAAGTGACATTCCAAGTTTTCAAACAGGTATGAGACATAGAACTGCTGAAAGAATGGCTAAAGAAACAAATGAAGTTCTTATTGCTGTTTCAAAAAGAAGAAATCAGGTATCTATATATCAAGGTAATCACAGTAGAGTATTATATCCAGAGATCATTATTTTACCAAGACTAAACCAGGAAATTGCAGTTGCTCAAAGATATAAACAGAGTTTTTTTGAATTATTATCCGAGATTAATATCTCAGAAATGGAAAATAGAGTAATATTGTCTAATGTGGTAGAAGCAATATCAAAAGGGTTTATGACATTAAAGGTTGCTGAAAAAGCCGAAAAATACTTATTAGAATTAGGAGAAGCTGCTGAAAGTTCAAGACTTGAAATTAATGAAATAAATAGAATAACCCCAAGATATTTAGGCGCTTTAATAATGGATTATTCAAAAAATTTATTAGAATATCAATATCCTCAAGACTCTTTAAACTTATTTTCCGGATTAAAAACTGAAGATTTTTTAAATATGAAAATAATTGCCCAAAAATTAGGTTATGACATAGAAACAGAAGACGATTTAGAAGAACTCTTTGTTTCACCAAGAGGTTTTAGATTATTATACTCAACAAAAATACCATCAATAATTGTGAGAAATGTTGTTGAAACATTTAAGAATTTAGATTCTCTAATGAAAGCTAATATTAACGAATTAATAAATGTACCCGGAATAGGGAAAAAACGTGCTGAAAGAATTAATCGAGCTATAAAAAGAAAAAGTGAGTTTTCAGAAAAACTTTCTTCTGAAATGGAGGAACTCGAATGA
- the smpB gene encoding SsrA-binding protein SmpB, translating to MKIITNNKHATYQYHIIEKYEAGIELKGSEVKSLREGRVNLKDAFCKIEKGEIYLYNAHISQYKNASLFNHDPERPRRLLMHKYEILKLNQKVKEKGLTIIPLKMYFNEKGLVKVEIALVKGKKLYDKREDIAKRDLERRIRKSFKYDM from the coding sequence ATGAAAATAATAACCAATAACAAACATGCTACTTACCAATATCATATAATTGAAAAATATGAGGCTGGTATAGAATTAAAAGGTTCTGAAGTAAAATCTTTACGAGAAGGTCGTGTTAACCTAAAAGATGCTTTCTGTAAAATTGAAAAAGGTGAAATTTATTTATATAATGCACATATTAGTCAATATAAAAATGCATCTTTATTCAACCATGATCCTGAAAGGCCTAGAAGATTATTAATGCATAAATATGAAATCTTAAAGTTAAACCAAAAAGTAAAAGAAAAAGGGCTTACTATTATTCCTTTAAAAATGTATTTTAATGAAAAAGGGTTAGTTAAAGTAGAAATCGCACTAGTAAAAGGTAAAAAATTATATGATAAGAGAGAAGACATTGCTAAAAGAGATCTTGAAAGAAGAATTAGAAAAAGTTTCAAATATGATATGTGA
- a CDS encoding ABC transporter ATP-binding protein — MSKAIEMKNVTRKFGEVIALNNVNFEIDEKKIVGLLGPNGAGKSTLMKIISTLILPSSGEVKAFGIDVIKEKNTVRNFISLVSDYTVLEDELTPYENLILFGKISNVKENLKSKALNLLEDFGLSQYKNRLTKNLSSGNKQKLNIARSLIKDPKLLLLDEPTIAIDVETSRFIREYILDQNLKNDKTILISSHYMWEVEQIASEIAILVDGKIVIQDKMINIIRDFENKISIIEIELESSDYLTNLESLKNEKNIFGLKIISPTTAIIETPLKQNHFDELLKNHNIKGSYRNMKISLEDVYSYITKGRY; from the coding sequence ATGAGCAAGGCTATTGAAATGAAAAATGTTACTCGAAAATTCGGTGAAGTTATTGCTTTAAATAATGTAAATTTTGAAATTGATGAAAAAAAAATTGTGGGATTATTAGGACCAAATGGGGCTGGCAAATCCACATTAATGAAAATAATATCCACATTAATTTTACCATCTTCTGGTGAAGTAAAAGCTTTTGGAATTGATGTTATTAAAGAAAAAAATACGGTCAGAAATTTTATAAGTTTAGTTTCAGACTATACTGTTTTGGAAGATGAACTAACTCCATATGAAAATCTAATTTTATTTGGAAAAATAAGCAATGTAAAAGAAAATTTAAAATCAAAAGCTTTAAATCTTTTAGAAGATTTTGGACTTTCTCAATATAAAAATAGATTAACTAAAAATCTTTCTTCTGGAAATAAACAAAAATTAAATATAGCTCGTTCTCTAATAAAAGATCCTAAACTTCTGTTATTAGATGAGCCAACAATAGCAATAGATGTAGAAACATCAAGATTTATCAGAGAATATATTTTAGACCAAAATTTAAAAAATGATAAAACCATTTTAATTTCTTCTCATTATATGTGGGAAGTAGAGCAAATTGCTTCGGAAATTGCTATTTTAGTTGATGGAAAAATTGTTATTCAAGACAAAATGATAAATATTATACGCGATTTTGAAAATAAAATATCTATAATTGAGATAGAATTAGAAAGTTCTGATTATTTAACAAATCTTGAGTCACTTAAAAATGAAAAAAATATTTTTGGACTAAAAATTATTTCTCCAACAACTGCAATAATTGAAACACCTTTAAAACAAAATCATTTTGATGAACTATTAAAAAATCATAATATAAAAGGTTCATATAGAAATATGAAAATATCTTTAGAAGATGTATATTCATATATAACTAAAGGGAGATATTAA
- a CDS encoding pseudouridine synthase, which translates to MERLDKFLSNAKIGSRKEVKKIIKNGLIKVNGTIIKKFDFKISNSDIIEFNGKQIEGHKLIYIILNKPKGYLSSTYDTKDKYVLQLINHTYKDELSIAGRLDKDAHGLLFLTNDGTLIHKIISPNKNIFKTYEVKVNGKITKEKIEKLENGIQLKDFKTKPAIIEKVENNIITIKISEGKFHQIKRMMASVDLEVVDLKRIAIGNLYLPEYLKIGEWLEIKKPDIFNDSSPK; encoded by the coding sequence ATGGAAAGATTAGATAAATTTCTATCAAATGCAAAAATCGGTTCTCGAAAAGAAGTAAAAAAAATAATAAAAAATGGTTTAATAAAAGTAAACGGTACAATAATTAAAAAATTCGATTTCAAAATTTCTAATTCTGATATTATTGAATTCAACGGAAAACAAATTGAAGGACATAAATTAATCTATATTATTTTAAACAAACCTAAAGGATACCTCTCTTCAACATATGATACCAAAGATAAATATGTTTTACAATTAATTAATCACACATATAAAGACGAACTTAGTATTGCAGGAAGATTAGACAAAGATGCGCATGGATTATTATTTTTAACTAACGATGGAACTTTGATACATAAAATCATATCTCCAAATAAAAACATTTTTAAAACTTATGAGGTTAAAGTTAATGGAAAAATTACTAAAGAAAAAATCGAGAAGTTAGAAAATGGCATCCAATTAAAAGATTTTAAAACAAAACCTGCTATTATTGAAAAAGTTGAAAATAACATTATTACAATAAAAATTTCAGAAGGAAAATTTCACCAAATAAAAAGAATGATGGCATCTGTTGATCTTGAGGTGGTTGATTTAAAAAGAATAGCAATTGGGAATCTATATCTTCCCGAATATTTAAAAATAGGTGAATGGCTGGAAATTAAAAAACCAGATATTTTCAACGATAGCTCCCCAAAATAA
- a CDS encoding prepilin peptidase has translation MKMKKLYLWINEDLNLIRESLLKNKKIILPIFSGVLFVLFFGRLNIIIVLLSIIAFIDYNTLYIPDILNYTLIILGILNTTFLNISIGIMLFLLLIQYAKKDKLGYGDVKLLFGLSLVYGINIFYIIIFSVIISLIFERKEKAPLGYYLFWGAIVENIWFFNFQPFTYF, from the coding sequence ATGAAAATGAAAAAACTGTACTTGTGGATTAATGAAGACTTAAATTTAATTAGGGAATCTTTGTTAAAAAATAAAAAAATAATACTCCCGATTTTTTCGGGAGTTCTTTTTGTTCTTTTTTTTGGAAGATTAAATATAATTATTGTGTTATTAAGTATAATAGCGTTTATTGATTATAATACATTGTATATTCCAGATATTTTAAATTATACGTTGATTATTCTTGGAATATTGAATACAACTTTTTTAAATATTTCAATAGGAATTATGTTATTTTTATTATTAATTCAGTATGCGAAAAAAGATAAGTTGGGTTATGGAGATGTAAAGCTTTTATTTGGATTATCTTTAGTTTATGGAATAAATATCTTTTATATAATTATTTTTTCTGTAATAATTTCGTTGATATTTGAAAGGAAAGAAAAGGCTCCTCTTGGTTATTATTTATTTTGGGGAGCTATCGTTGAAAATATCTGGTTTTTTAATTTCCAGCCATTCACCTATTTTTAA